In Halichondria panicea chromosome 5, odHalPani1.1, whole genome shotgun sequence, the genomic stretch tagttaatgcacgATTGCGTTCGCCGAGTGCTACATGATGCTTCGAGAACTTCCGCGAGGCCAATAATATCCATAGAGCACGAGCGTAAAACAGTGCATTAACTAGTTTGTATATAGTTTTTAGCTTCTTGCCAATACTAATACCTATCGGCTCTAgtatagagctaactactaagtagaatagcaaccttcTATGAAAAAATTTTGCTATTCCTGATTCTGGAGAGACCGCAATAGCCTTCAACGTACTGTactggtaagcaaaactagcctttACTCGAGAATAAAGCCTTTGTTAAGCAttgctagaagcttatagaatCACTTATAGCTGTACTTGCATTGCAACCATGGAGCagttgtagctattgtaaaaTTCTATGGCTTAAaaatcaattattttgaccacCAACCGTGTTCTAACTACCCCAGCCGTGCTGAACTACCAAACTGTTCCAAAAATTCCAACCATGCACAGAATAATAGAGCAGTCTGCGGTTACTATACAGTTGTagatcataatattatagtctatATGGCATTTGTTAGCATATTGATCTTTGTACAAAAAACTACATGGTTTGTTGTGACTATAATATGGTGCTTCATGGCACTAGTAATCAATGTTAATTTTGAGGCACAATAGTGTTACAGTTATCGGCTTGTTTTCACACTGTTAACCAACTTTACATCCTTTTAAAGTGGTGTCTGAATGTCTGACACTGGCACCTATTCCAAATGGAGCTATTACATATGATCCCGATATGACCGCTGCTTTTGAAGTGGATACAGTGGCTACTCATAGATGTGATGATGGTTTCATTCTAGTGGTCGGATCTGAGACTCGAGTGTGTTTAAATACAGGGATATGGTCTGGCCTGATTCCTGTGTGCGGAGGTACATATTATAGATTCGTTAAAGCAAATTATTTAATTATCTCTTATCATGTTTGTTTTTATGTCATGTCAAAAGTAAAATGTCAGTTAACACCGTTAACGAACCGCCTTTCCCcaattcctggatccgcccccgACGCCcacactgtgtgcatgtaatcAAACCTATTGTTGCAATGCAATCGTTGTTCAAGCATATCTGCTCGTGTTAATTGCCCAATCGCTATTCTTATTATTTTTACAGCAAAGCTATGTCCAGAATTGCCAAGCTTTCCAAACGGAGCTATTACATATTTTCCTGATTTTATTCCTGATTTTAATGACGGAACAGTTGCTACATATAGATGTAATCCTGGTTTCTTTCTGGTCGGAATTGCAACTCGAACGTGTTCAACCTCAAGTACTTGGGCTGGCCAGCCTCCTGTGTGCCAACGTAAGATTCGtttgtgatataattataggctctgtGGGGGAGCAAATACTTTTAGTGCATTCTTAAATCATTTGCAAACTATAATTGTTCATATTTTTATGTATCTGTGAGTGTGGACATGTACACACAGGGTGTGTAATCAAACGAACTGTTTGCAATCTTATAGCCGATCGTTGTTCATGCCGCTAGTATATATTCTTGCCACTGAacaatgtatgtatgttaTCAACTCATGTGCGCAGTATTTTGTATACATAGTTCTCCTTTACAGAGGTGGAATGTCCAGCACTAGAACCCATTTCAAACGGagttattatatatactccGGATATAATGGCTGATTATGATATGGGAACATTGGCTTTATATAGTTGTGATTTTGGTTTCATTCTGGTTGGATCTGAGAGTCGACTGTGTGTAAGTGGAGGGATATGGGCTGGCCAGCCTCCTGAGTGCCAATGTAAGATTGTGTGTATTTTATCAGCTCGTCTTCGTTTATTATCCTTTATACAGCTGAATGTCCAGCACTGGCACCCATTCCAAACGGAGTTATTACATATGGTCCTGATATGACTGCCGATTTTAATGTGGATACAATAGCTACTCATAGCTGTGATGCTGGTTTTCGTTTGGCCGGATTTGAGACTCGAGTGTGTTTACCCTCAGGGACATGGTCTCGTCTGATTCCTATGTGCCTCGGTACGTAAGGtttaatataatttataggccCTAAGAAAGATTATGCTGATGCGCATGTTGAAATCATGTGACAACTCCATTCTAACTGTCATGCCGAAATTTATGAATTTGAGAATAACAGCTTAATGCATGTATTTAGCCGGGCCAAACTCGCATATAATGTTGTATGTTATCATTAACTTGCATGCTTTGCTCTGTGAGTGTGAACATGCAACACGCAGGTTGTGTGTAATCAAACCAACTGTTGCGATGTGCTAGCCGATCGACTCGTTATTCatgcagctcttttctttCTActgaacaatgtgtgtgtgttatcagCTTGTGACAATTTGTATACATATCCTTTACAGCGGTGGAATGTCCAGCACTGGCACCCATTCCAAACGGAGTTATTACATATGGCCCTGATATGACTGCCGATTTTAATGTGGATACAATAGCTACTCATAGCTGTGATGCTGGTTTTCGTTTGGCCGGATTTGAGACTCGAGTGTGTTTACCCTCAGGGACATGGTCTCGTCCGATTCCTATGTGCCTCGGTACGTAAGGTttaattgttattataataatttataggccCTAAGAAAGATTATGCTGATGCGCATGTTGAAATCATGTGACAACTCCATTCTAACTGTCATGCCAAAATTTATGAATTTGAGAATAACAGCTTAATGCATGTATTTAGCCGGGCCAAACTCGCATATAATGTTGTATGTTATCATTAACTTGCATGCTTTGCACTGTGAGTGTGAACATGCACACGCAGGTTGTGTGTAATCAAACCAACTGTTGCGATGTGCCAGCCGATCGACTCGTTATTCATGCAGCTTTTTTCTTTCCActgaacaatgtgtgtgtgttatcagCTTGTGACAATTTGTATACATATCCTTTACAGCGGTGGAATGTCCAGCACTGGCACCCATTCCAAACAGGTCCAGTATACGTAATTATTGGCACACTAGCTGTTTCCTTTGATTTCAGGGGTCAAAGTACAATTATAATGTAGGTCATTGGTGTTAGTAATTTAATTGCATGTTGTTCAACTCTTATACAGGTCCATGTGACAATCTTCCACCGTTATTCAACGGAATGATCACCTACAATACTTCCCAAGGACTTCATAATACTGTTGCCATATACACTTGTAATGATGGGTTCACACTTCTTGGAAGTCACCTAAGAATCTGTGGGGAGGGAGTGTGGGAGGAAGCTAGCCCTTCATGCTTACAAGATGGTAAGGTGGTAAGGTGCACAATACTGTGTCAATGTCAACAACTCTACTGGTGTGCACACACCATTAATTCCATACACATgtaaccttataattattaaaagagAATTGAAAATTAACCGTATACTTAAGGGCACTCCAaatgatactctggtttctggtccacccgCCCGCATCACATTTATTGTTGGATTTCTACATCCTACGCATGCGCAGCAGCACTGCAGCACAACATAATGTGTTAATGCGatattcataaggtgaaataaacaaataatgaataatgacaAAAGCCTCCCGCGCGCATGGCGGACTAGAAACCAGAGTGACAATACTTGGAGTGGTCTAAGTTGAATAATTTTGTAGAGGTATAATTCAATTAATGTTCTCCTATAGCTGCAGTGATAACTTCAAATGGTGCTCCAATGGTTGGACAGAGCTTCTCCTTATTATGCACTGTGACTGAGACTGACTCACTTCATCTCACCATTTCCTACTACTGGTTCAGAGGACAACTGCCACTTACTACTACTTTTGGTATTCTCACCTTTGACACATTGTTCCTGTCAGACGCTGGACTGTACAGATGTAAGGTCACTGTGAGCTCTGATGAGCACCAAATTACTGTTAACTCAAGCTATGACATTGATTTCAAGAGTAAGCAATTTTTAAAAGtcagtagctatataattataataagctAGTTCCCTTTGATCGTTTAATAATGCCATTTAAAACTATCACTGTGAATATTATAGTTATTTGGATAACTAGATCTTAATTTGTGAGTGTGACTGTCGAAGAGCAGTTATGACTTCCTTATATTTATTGTAGGTCTTCACATCCAGCTGCGACTCATTATCAGTTCTAATTGTGGAGCATACACTCAGTCAGAAACAGCTGTTAAAACCAGCGACATCACTAATGAATTTTCCCACAGTGTCGATGAACTTTGTCAATGTGGTTTCAACACCTCTCTTATCTCAAGACCATTTATCCGCTGCTTTGAGAACTCTCCAAATCATGTGACATACAGAGCAGTTCTGAGCAGTAGTGAAACGATCTCGGCTCTCATGATTTTCTCCTTCATTGATCGATGGAGCAAAGAGACTCCCAGCATCATTGTGCAGAGTGCAGGACTTCGCATCAACAGTACTTGTCCGGTGATT encodes the following:
- the LOC135335938 gene encoding uncharacterized protein LOC135335938 isoform X1 yields the protein MVSECLTLAPIPNGAITYDPDMTAAFEVDTVATHRCDDGFILVVGSETRVCLNTGIWSGLIPVCGAKLCPELPSFPNGAITYFPDFIPDFNDGTVATYRCNPGFFLVGIATRTCSTSSTWAGQPPVCQQVECPALEPISNGVIIYTPDIMADYDMGTLALYSCDFGFILVGSESRLCVSGGIWAGQPPECQSECPALAPIPNGVITYGPDMTADFNVDTIATHSCDAGFRLAGFETRVCLPSGTWSRLIPMCLAVECPALAPIPNGVITYGPDMTADFNVDTIATHSCDAGFRLAGFETRVCLPSGTWSRPIPMCLGPCDNLPPLFNGMITYNTSQGLHNTVAIYTCNDGFTLLGSHLRICGEGVWEEASPSCLQDAAVITSNGAPMVGQSFSLLCTVTETDSLHLTISYYWFRGQLPLTTTFGILTFDTLFLSDAGLYRCKVTVSSDEHQITVNSSYDIDFKSLHIQLRLIISSNCGAYTQSETAVKTSDITNEFSHSVDELCQCGFNTSLISRPFIRCFENSPNHVTYRAVLSSSETISALMIFSFIDRWSKETPSIIVQSAGLRINSTCPVIIANPDGPECPEDLTNRTLIITINTDNTPLLSVDVVIGIVIGSLALILALLLVVILLVFLRYRRYKSKTLGINVRPEIVLDELPHHDYDYISTFQEANLTGNPQPSTAGDDTSEMKFELKPCDAYGPGNPQLPSTAGDNASEMKFELTPCDAYGPVTVPTHVDS